Proteins from a single region of Apium graveolens cultivar Ventura chromosome 7, ASM990537v1, whole genome shotgun sequence:
- the LOC141671349 gene encoding ABC transporter G family member 25, giving the protein MAQTLGEPPKTPPMDSHNFQAIMSSCYPITLKFIDVCYRVKVQNKATATTITKMFNTPGPTSPVQERTILNNITGMVSPGEILAVLGPSGSGKSTLLNALAGRLHGHNLTGSVLANGRKLTKPVLKRTGFVTQDDVLYPHLTVKETLVFCSYLRLPNTLSKPEKISIAKSVISELGLDKCENTIIGNSFIRGVSGGERKRVSIAHEMLINPSLLVLDEPTSGLDSTAAYRLVSTMKSLAAKGKTVVTSVHQPSSRVYQMFDKVLVLSEGRSIYFGKGNEAMNYFESVGFSPSFPMNPADFLLDLANGVCQLEGTTETDKPNVKQVLVSSYNNLLAPRVKAICMEATNLIPTETKIQSTGATKTRNRNSCSTCISTWFNQFSILMQRSLKERKHETLNSLRVFQVLAASLLAGSMWWHSDYHDVQDRLGLLFVISIFWGVFPSFNAVFVFPQERAIFIKERASGMYTLSSYFMAHIVGDLPMELILPTMFIAITYWMTGLKAEVGAFVQTVLVLLGYVLVSQGLGLAFGAVIMDAKRASTIVTVTMLAFVLTGGYYVHKMPSCLAWIKYLSTTFYNYRLLINVQYGQGNEIASLLGCSHDHGTNRASCKFIEEDIRNQIHPGMSIMILFFMFIMYRMIAYIALRRITS; this is encoded by the exons ATGGCTCAAACTCTTGGAGAACCACCCAAAACCCCTCCCATGGATTCACATAACTTTCAAGCTATAATGTCCTCATGCTACCCTATCACCCTCAAG TTCATAGACGTGTGTTACCGGGTGAAGGTACAAAACAAGGCCACAGCAACAACCATAACAAAAATGTTCAATACACCCGGTCCAACATCGCCGGTTCAAGAACGAACCATCTTAAACAACATAACCGGCATGGTATCTCCAGGTGAAATCCTAGCCGTTCTTGGTCCATCAGGTAGTGGCAAATCAACGCTCCTCAATGCCCTAGCTGGTAGACTTCATGGTCATAATCTCACCGGTTCAGTCCTCGCAAATGGTCGAAAACTCACTAAACCGGTTCTCAAAAGAACCGGGTTCGTTACACAAGATGATGTTCTTTACCCGCACCTTACTGTCAAAGAAACCCTAGTGTTCTGCTCTTATCTACGCTTGCCAAACACTCTCTCGAAACCCGAAAAAATCTCGATTGCTAAATCGGTGATATCAGAGCTCGGTTTAGATAAATGCGAGAACACAATAATTGGAAACAGTTTCATACGTGGAGTTTCGGGTGGAGAGCGAAAGAGAGTGAGTATAGCTCATGAAATGCTGATAAACCCTAGTTTGTTAGTTCTTGATGAGCCAACCTCAGGGTTGGATTCCACGGCAGCTTATCGTCTCGTATCGACAATGAAATCACTGGCGGCGAAGGGGAAGACGGTGGTGACGTCGGTGCATCAACCGTCAAGTAGGGTTTATCAGATGTTTgataaggttttggttttatcAGAAGGAAGGAGTATTTATTTCGGGAAAGGAAATGAAGCTATGAATTATTTCGAGTCTGTTGGATTTTCGCCGTCTTTTCCGATGAATCCTGctgattttctgcttgatctcgCTAATG GGGTGTGTCAACTTGAGGGCACAACAGAGACAGACAAACCAAATGTAAAGCAAGTTCTTGTATCATCCTACAACAACTTGCTAGCTCCAAGGGTCAAAGCAATTTGCATGGAAGCTACAAACCTGATCCCAACAGAGACCAAAATCCAATCTACCGGAGCTACTAAAACCCGAAATCGAAACAGCTGTTCAACCTGCATTTCCACTTGGTTCAATCAGTTCAGCATTCTCATGCAAAGAAGTTTAAAAGAGCGAAAACACGAGACTCTGAACTCTCTCAGAGTTTTCCAAGTGCTTGCAGCTTCATTGTTAGCTGGTTCCATGTGGTGGCACTCAGATTATCATGATGTTCAAGACCGGCTCGGTCTCCTCTTCGTGATTTCCATCTTTTGGGGAGTGTTTCCATCGTTTAACGCGGTGTTTGTGTTCCCTCAAGAACGAGCAATCTTCATAAAAGAAAGGGCCTCTGGCATGTACACACTGTCCTCCTATTTTATGGCACACATTGTTGGAGATTTACCTATGGAACTCATTCTACCTACAATGTTTATCGCGATCACGTATTGGATGACCGGATTGAAAGCTGAAGTTGGAGCTTTCGTTCAAACCGTATTAGTCCTTCTCGGATACGTTCTCGTGTCACAAGGGCTAGGCCTTGCTTTCGGAGCAGTAATAATGGATGCTAAACGGGCCTCAACCATCGTCACTGTCACAATGCTAGCATTCGTGCTAACAGGAGGATACTACGTGCATAAGATGCCATCTTGCTTGGCTTGGATCAAATACCTTTCCACGACATTTTACAATTATCGACTTCTAATCAATGTCCAATATGGACAAGGAAACGAAATTGCATCCCTTCTCGGTTGCTCGCATGACCATGGAACTAACAGAGCTAGTTGCAAGTTCATAGAAGAAGACATCAGAAACCAAATTCACCCTGGTATGAGCATTATGATCTTGTTTTTCATGTTCATAATGTATCGGATGATCGCATACATTGCATTGAGAAGAATCACTTCTTGA
- the LOC141674928 gene encoding AP2/ERF and B3 domain-containing transcription factor RAV1-like: MAKEISLSSPPERVKLFDKVVSLSDIKQHRLAIPKLQAKMHFPLPDASSSRGTLLRMHDSEGKLWRFRFIFWKSYQGYVLTSEWNQFVREKGLSVGDTVSFYRSTAPEMQLYVEYTLQANRDATSSSEVVFEQTPDVQEFKLFGVTISSNVN, from the coding sequence ATGGCTAAAGAGATAAGCCTATCTTCGCCACCCGAAAGAGTGAAGCTCTTCGACAAAGTGGTGTCACTAAGCGACATCAAACAACATCGCCTTGCCATTCCAAAGCTCCAAGCCAAGATGCATTTTCCACTGCCTGATGCATCAAGCTCGAGAGGCACGTTGTTGCGTATGCATGACAGTGAAGGAAAGCTCTGGAGATTTCGGTTTATCTTCTGGAAAAGTTATCAAGGTTATGTACTCACAAGTGAGTGGAACCAGTTTGTGAGGGAGAAAGGTTTGAGTGTCGGAGACACCGTCTCGTTTTATCGATCAACAGCACCAGAAATGCAACTCTACGTTGAGTACACTCTGCAAGCCAACAGGGATGCTACATCAAGTTCAGAAGTAGTGTTTGAACAAACACCAGATGTTCAAGAGTTTAAGTTGTTTGGGGTAACAATTAGCTCAAACGTGAACTAG